A region of Thermodesulfovibrionales bacterium DNA encodes the following proteins:
- a CDS encoding GDSL-type esterase/lipase family protein gives MKSRRILFIGDSLIAFFDWQSRFPDHEILNLGIGGETVEGLLSRVERIIRGLKSPDLIFVMIGINNIAMEEFDFSDSYRKIIKKLSAAYPRARIYIQSILPTLLEWISNDSIRRVNDLLQEVARETRAAYIDISGRFVGLEGNPVEGFFLSDGTHLSPEGYAVWAEKLEEIIGG, from the coding sequence ATGAAAAGCAGGCGCATCCTGTTCATAGGAGATTCACTCATCGCATTCTTCGACTGGCAGTCGAGGTTCCCCGACCATGAGATTCTGAACCTCGGGATCGGAGGAGAAACCGTTGAGGGCCTTCTTTCAAGGGTTGAACGAATTATCCGGGGACTGAAATCCCCGGACCTTATCTTTGTGATGATAGGCATCAACAATATCGCAATGGAAGAATTCGATTTTTCTGATTCTTACCGGAAAATCATCAAGAAGCTCTCGGCCGCGTATCCCCGCGCACGTATATACATCCAGAGTATATTGCCGACACTGCTGGAGTGGATATCGAATGATTCTATCAGGCGTGTTAATGATTTACTTCAGGAAGTCGCACGTGAGACAAGAGCCGCATATATCGATATTTCAGGCCGGTTTGTCGGTTTGGAGGGCAACCCGGTGGAAGGTTTTTTCCTTTCCGACGGGACACACCTTAGCCCTGAGGGGTATGCTGTCTGGGCTGAAAAGCTCGAGGAGATAATCGGTGGGTGA
- the mqnB gene encoding futalosine hydrolase, whose protein sequence is MIALISSIPEEGKHLITQLRKNSAIGGKALFRGQLWGREIAYITSGIGKTNAAHATTLLLERLSPDLVILFGIGGAYPAGGLSIGDMAVAEKEIYGDEGVLVREGFRGAEDIGIPLLRKGRKKFFNEFPLDRRFLKKAVKCSARVAHVRSGPFVTVSTCTGTRERALELKERFGAVCENMEGASVAQICMLYGISMVEMRGISNIVEDRDKSKWNIRLAAENCQGAVQELLKGL, encoded by the coding sequence GTGATCGCACTCATATCCTCTATCCCCGAAGAAGGAAAGCATCTCATCACGCAACTCAGAAAGAATTCCGCCATCGGCGGAAAAGCACTCTTCCGGGGTCAGTTATGGGGCAGAGAGATTGCTTATATCACTTCCGGCATCGGCAAAACGAATGCAGCACATGCGACAACCCTCCTTCTCGAAAGGCTTTCGCCTGATCTCGTTATCCTCTTCGGGATTGGCGGTGCTTATCCTGCCGGGGGGCTTTCGATTGGGGACATGGCGGTGGCGGAGAAAGAGATCTATGGCGACGAAGGTGTTCTCGTCAGGGAAGGTTTTCGAGGGGCAGAGGATATCGGTATCCCCCTTTTGAGAAAAGGCAGGAAGAAATTCTTCAACGAATTCCCCTTAGACAGGAGATTTCTTAAGAAGGCGGTCAAGTGTTCCGCTCGGGTCGCTCACGTACGGTCAGGTCCGTTTGTCACCGTCTCGACGTGCACCGGCACCCGCGAAAGGGCACTCGAGCTCAAGGAGAGATTCGGTGCCGTCTGTGAGAACATGGAAGGCGCTTCGGTAGCGCAGATTTGCATGCTCTACGGGATATCGATGGTCGAAATGCGGGGCATAAGCAATATTGTGGAGGACCGAGACAAAAGCAAATGGAATATAAGGCTCGCAGCCGAAAACTGCCAGGGGGCGGTTCAGGAGTTATTGAAAGGGCTCTAG
- a CDS encoding glutamate-5-semialdehyde dehydrogenase, translated as MDIKKYVYDLAADARAGARSLAKASSAQKNLALGKMAEELKKKSSELITENKKDIDYAGKKGLSKALIDRLTLNEKRIGEMGQGLAEVVQLPDPAGEIMRMWKRPNGMTVGRMRVPIGVIGIIYESRPNVTVDATSLCLKAGNAVILRGGSEAIHSNRAIVKVLRGVAKECGLHEGAITFMDITERDAVTEMLKLEGMIDLIIPRGGEGLIRTVTENSRIPVLKHYKGVCHVFVDRDADLSMAEEICFNAKVQRPGTCNAMETMLVDEAIAGEFLPKMLKRFEDAGVALKGCPRTRSLFPHLMEIKDEDYYREYLDLVLNVKIVRDMDDAMDHIARYGSSHSDSVVTMNYERAMRFLAEVDSSAVLVNASTRLNDGYQFGLGAEIGISTDKIHARGPMGLEELTCSKFIVFGSGQLRE; from the coding sequence ATGGATATAAAGAAGTACGTGTATGATCTGGCTGCCGATGCGAGGGCCGGTGCCAGGTCTCTCGCAAAGGCGTCCTCAGCCCAAAAGAATCTTGCGCTCGGGAAGATGGCCGAGGAACTCAAGAAGAAATCGTCCGAGCTTATCACCGAAAATAAGAAGGATATTGATTACGCCGGGAAGAAAGGGCTTTCGAAGGCTCTTATCGATAGGCTTACCCTGAACGAGAAGCGGATCGGCGAGATGGGACAAGGACTCGCTGAGGTTGTGCAGCTGCCTGATCCGGCAGGCGAGATAATGAGGATGTGGAAGAGGCCGAATGGCATGACTGTCGGCAGGATGCGTGTTCCCATAGGCGTAATAGGCATAATCTATGAGTCGAGACCGAACGTCACCGTTGACGCGACGAGTCTCTGCCTCAAGGCCGGTAATGCCGTCATCTTGCGCGGCGGCTCCGAGGCGATCCATTCGAACAGGGCGATCGTCAAGGTATTGAGGGGCGTGGCAAAAGAGTGCGGGCTTCACGAAGGAGCGATAACCTTCATGGATATCACTGAACGGGACGCCGTCACGGAGATGCTGAAACTCGAAGGCATGATCGACCTCATCATTCCGAGAGGCGGTGAGGGTCTTATCCGGACCGTGACGGAGAATTCGCGCATTCCGGTTCTCAAGCACTACAAAGGGGTCTGCCATGTCTTCGTCGACAGGGACGCGGATTTAAGCATGGCGGAAGAGATATGCTTTAATGCGAAGGTCCAGAGACCGGGCACGTGCAATGCGATGGAGACGATGCTCGTCGATGAGGCGATTGCGGGTGAATTCTTGCCGAAGATGCTCAAGAGGTTTGAGGATGCAGGGGTGGCGCTGAAGGGTTGTCCCAGGACGCGCTCTCTCTTTCCGCATTTAATGGAAATTAAAGACGAGGATTATTATCGGGAATACCTCGATCTGGTCTTGAACGTGAAGATTGTCCGGGACATGGATGATGCCATGGATCACATAGCCCGATACGGTTCGTCACATTCCGATTCTGTCGTCACCATGAACTATGAGAGGGCGATGCGGTTTTTGGCCGAAGTCGATTCATCGGCGGTCCTTGTGAACGCATCGACAAGGCTCAATGACGGTTACCAGTTCGGTCTCGGAGCGGAGATAGGCATTTCGACCGACAAGATACATGCGAGGGGCCCTATGGGTCTGGAGGAGCTCACCTGCAGCAAGTTTATCGTTTTCGGAAGCGGTCAGCTGAGGGAATAG
- a CDS encoding nitroreductase family protein: protein METFEAIRTRRSVRRFTDRPIEEEKLTAVLEAVRQAPSWANRQCWRFIVVRDASARMKLSELSYVESFFGPLGYKANPARKGIAEAPAVIVASADPSQSGVLWEQSYYMTDIGIAAQNLMLAARDVGLGTVFVGVFNEEGVRNLLDIPSHIRVVGLFPMGYPLEEKTAGPPRKPLSEIVFYERWEK from the coding sequence ATGGAAACTTTTGAGGCGATAAGAACGCGGAGGAGCGTTCGCAGGTTCACTGACAGGCCGATCGAAGAAGAAAAACTCACAGCCGTACTCGAAGCCGTTCGCCAGGCCCCATCGTGGGCAAACCGCCAATGTTGGAGGTTCATCGTCGTCAGGGATGCCTCGGCACGGATGAAACTCAGTGAGCTCTCGTACGTCGAGTCTTTTTTCGGACCGCTCGGGTATAAGGCGAACCCTGCAAGAAAGGGGATCGCCGAAGCACCAGCTGTGATCGTTGCCTCTGCTGATCCTTCTCAATCGGGAGTTCTCTGGGAACAGTCTTATTACATGACGGACATAGGGATAGCGGCCCAGAACCTCATGCTCGCCGCGCGGGATGTCGGACTCGGGACCGTTTTTGTAGGGGTCTTCAATGAGGAGGGAGTCCGCAACCTCCTCGATATCCCTTCACACATTCGGGTGGTAGGTCTCTTCCCGATGGGGTATCCATTGGAAGAAAAGACCGCTGGTCCTCCGAGGAAACCGCTGAGCGAGATTGTCTTTTACGAGAGGTGGGAAAAATAA
- a CDS encoding plastocyanin/azurin family copper-binding protein, translated as MKISSLLFLVLLSALCVFAEGSYAATVDVSIINFSFQPQAVSVTVGDTVRWTNNDSGFYGGPILHSTTSGTSCISNRIWDSGLLTSGQAFSFTFTQPGVYPYFCSIHCFVGTVTVNAAAAVPLPVGQPIFPYPPVGTPVVSTTPSVANPVGIGALAQGGPVLTVQLDIAQFAGPVDIYAAVMVTTNPQIISNVKPDLTFQAFTVQQVLQALATGQPPAGAVPLMANVTTAVNTTLFAGIPVSSLSPGTYTLFLLVTLPGNLSNFYLWETTFTI; from the coding sequence ATGAAAATCTCGAGTCTTTTATTTCTCGTTCTGCTGTCTGCCCTCTGTGTTTTTGCCGAAGGTTCCTATGCCGCGACTGTCGATGTATCGATAATAAACTTTTCGTTTCAGCCTCAGGCGGTCTCCGTTACTGTCGGCGACACCGTGCGCTGGACAAACAACGATAGCGGATTTTATGGAGGTCCAATATTGCACTCAACCACGAGCGGGACATCCTGTATTTCTAATAGAATCTGGGATTCTGGCCTTCTGACGTCCGGACAGGCATTTTCATTCACCTTTACCCAACCCGGGGTATACCCGTACTTCTGCTCGATCCACTGTTTCGTCGGCACGGTTACGGTGAATGCCGCTGCAGCAGTCCCGTTGCCGGTGGGCCAGCCGATATTCCCCTATCCTCCGGTAGGCACTCCTGTGGTAAGCACGACGCCTTCCGTGGCTAATCCGGTGGGCATCGGCGCTCTCGCTCAGGGGGGACCGGTGCTTACCGTTCAGCTTGACATCGCGCAGTTTGCGGGCCCTGTCGATATCTATGCCGCGGTTATGGTAACCACGAACCCCCAGATCATCAGTAACGTCAAGCCTGACCTTACCTTTCAGGCTTTCACGGTTCAGCAGGTCCTGCAGGCGCTCGCGACGGGTCAACCACCGGCCGGTGCAGTGCCGCTTATGGCAAATGTGACGACGGCGGTAAACACGACGCTCTTTGCCGGAATTCCTGTATCGAGTCTTTCTCCGGGCACATACACGCTCTTTCTCCTCGTAACGCTCCCGGGGAACCTGAGCAACTTTTACCTCTGGGAAACGA